In Roseomonas fluvialis, one genomic interval encodes:
- a CDS encoding Bug family tripartite tricarboxylate transporter substrate binding protein: MMNRRTVLAAPLALAPAAARAQAPAWPDKPVRLIVPTLGGAGTADTVARILSQELDKRLPQRVVVENRAGANGNVGAALAARSAPDGYTFLWGWAGTLATNPALYRDLPFDPTRDFDPVVLVGNVPNILVVNRALGPRTLAEFTAYARANPGKINFGSTGNGSSMHLAGELYRQMTQTDMQHVPYSGPAPAVTDLLSNRIQAMFNLVTGALPQIRGGEVVPLAILDDARSPQLPDVPTMAELGMAGLTFGTWFMVMAPKGTPGPVIDRLNTLVNEVIADPEGKQRLEGAGLVLLGGTRARAAEFLAVEIRRHAEIVRASGARID; this comes from the coding sequence ATGATGAATCGCCGCACCGTGCTCGCCGCCCCCCTCGCCCTTGCGCCGGCTGCCGCGCGCGCGCAGGCGCCGGCCTGGCCGGACAAGCCGGTGCGCCTGATCGTGCCCACGCTGGGCGGGGCAGGCACCGCCGACACCGTCGCGCGCATCCTGAGCCAGGAACTGGACAAGCGCCTGCCGCAGCGCGTGGTGGTCGAGAACCGCGCCGGCGCCAACGGCAATGTCGGCGCCGCGCTGGCCGCGCGCAGCGCGCCGGACGGCTACACCTTCCTGTGGGGATGGGCGGGCACGCTGGCGACCAACCCCGCGCTGTACCGTGACCTGCCCTTCGACCCGACGCGCGACTTCGACCCGGTGGTGCTGGTGGGCAACGTGCCGAACATCCTGGTGGTGAACCGCGCTCTCGGGCCGCGCACGCTGGCGGAATTCACCGCCTATGCACGGGCCAATCCGGGGAAGATCAATTTCGGCTCCACCGGCAACGGGTCGTCGATGCACCTGGCCGGCGAGCTGTATCGCCAGATGACGCAGACCGACATGCAGCACGTGCCCTATTCCGGCCCCGCGCCGGCGGTGACCGACCTGCTGTCGAACCGCATCCAGGCGATGTTCAACCTGGTGACCGGCGCGCTGCCGCAGATCCGTGGCGGAGAGGTGGTGCCGCTTGCGATCCTGGACGATGCGCGGTCTCCGCAACTGCCCGACGTGCCGACCATGGCGGAACTCGGCATGGCCGGGCTGACCTTCGGCACCTGGTTCATGGTGATGGCGCCCAAGGGCACGCCGGGACCGGTCATCGACCGGCTGAACACGTTGGTGAACGAGGTGATCGCCGACCCCGAGGGCAAGCAGCGTCTGGAAGGCGCGGGGCTGGTGCTGCTGGGCGGCACGCGGGCGCGCGCGGCGGAGTTCCTGGCGGTGGAGATCCGCCGCCATGCCGAGATCGTGCGCGCGAGCGGCGCCAGGATCGACTGA
- a CDS encoding NAD/NADP-dependent octopine/nopaline dehydrogenase family protein codes for MRVAILGAGAIGPGCAALAASRGHDAALWSPSGAGTGGLAGTLHAEGELTGTFPVRVAATLEEAFAGADVALLTVPAYALAGLLARIAAAIPRDMPLLIAPAASLAPLAFARLRGPGAPVGAMATTPITGRRTAPDRVRIAAIRAWSEMGALPGAAAPQMAALAEALFGNRWPVVPDALAAAFINTNPIAHAALALANVTRIEQRETWGQYGLMTEAVCRLMEALCAERDALAARFGHSPPSLVEALHRTNGVPRGPLHEMTRAIEAGRGVIAGPTEMDTRYVTEDVPYGLAFYLALAAANGQPMPVTEAAVTVIETLWGRGLRENPLLEGLDLANLPALLRAG; via the coding sequence ATGCGCGTGGCGATCCTGGGTGCGGGGGCGATTGGCCCCGGCTGCGCCGCCCTGGCCGCGAGCCGCGGCCATGACGCGGCGCTGTGGTCGCCTTCGGGCGCCGGCACCGGCGGCCTGGCGGGCACGCTGCACGCCGAGGGCGAACTGACCGGCACCTTCCCCGTCCGCGTCGCCGCCACGCTCGAGGAAGCCTTCGCCGGCGCCGATGTCGCGCTGCTGACGGTGCCGGCCTATGCACTGGCCGGGCTGCTCGCGCGTATTGCCGCCGCCATTCCGCGCGACATGCCCTTGCTGATCGCGCCGGCGGCCTCGCTCGCGCCGCTGGCCTTCGCGCGGCTTCGCGGGCCGGGCGCGCCGGTGGGCGCGATGGCGACCACGCCCATCACCGGCCGGCGCACCGCGCCCGACCGCGTGCGCATCGCCGCCATCCGCGCCTGGTCCGAGATGGGCGCGCTGCCGGGGGCGGCCGCGCCGCAGATGGCCGCGCTGGCCGAAGCCCTGTTCGGCAACCGCTGGCCGGTGGTGCCCGATGCGCTGGCGGCCGCCTTCATCAACACCAACCCGATCGCCCATGCCGCGCTGGCGCTGGCGAACGTCACGCGCATCGAACAGCGCGAGACCTGGGGCCAGTACGGGCTGATGACGGAAGCGGTGTGCCGCCTGATGGAGGCGCTCTGCGCCGAGCGCGACGCGCTGGCCGCGCGCTTCGGCCACAGCCCGCCCAGCCTCGTCGAGGCCCTGCACCGCACCAACGGCGTGCCGCGCGGCCCGCTGCACGAGATGACCCGCGCCATCGAGGCCGGCCGCGGCGTGATCGCCGGCCCGACCGAGATGGACACGCGCTACGTGACCGAGGACGTGCCCTATGGCCTCGCCTTCTACCTGGCGCTGGCCGCCGCGAATGGCCAGCCCATGCCGGTGACCGAGGCCGCGGTCACGGTGATCGAGACGC